A genomic region of Anopheles coustani chromosome 3, idAnoCousDA_361_x.2, whole genome shotgun sequence contains the following coding sequences:
- the LOC131271997 gene encoding heterogeneous nuclear ribonucleoprotein A3 isoform X1, translating to MIPRTKVFVGSLPPATKPEEVRRLFENYGVVTECDVMNRCAFVHMQNQDMAESAIQALHNTTFKGVTIVVERGRVRERPPGGVGGVGMDSSRGRPGAGPMRGSRGGMRSQPYGTAAGYGAGRAPGGYGPRASYGTGSRYDGGYSYRSDVGYSSSSSPYGYGYSSNGGGYGSTRHASSEDRRGFTLPSYPADQSRGSYGSSYDGYSSYDSYSSYGYDTSQGASSYQRWPSSANSADSYSYASGYSQGPSDGSAVAQSTDYSQGYPPLSGGSSSGYRASTTASAPQSYRSSVSGYGPPSSGRRF from the exons ATGATTCCG AGAACTAAAGTGTTTGTAGGCAGCCTACCGCCAGCGACCAAGCCGGAGGAGGTACGCCGGTTGTTCGAAAACTATGGCGTGGTGACCGAATGCGACGTAATGAACAGGTGCGCGTTCGTGCACATGCAAAATCAGGACATGGCGGAGAGTGCCATCCAGGCGCTGCACAACACGACCTTCAAGGGTGTGACGATCGTGGTGGAGCGCGGTCGCGTCCGCGAGAGACCGCCGGGTGGTGTGGGCGGTGTGGGCATGGATAGCTCGCGCGGTCGCCCCGGCGCTGGACCGATGCGTGGTTCTCGCGGCGGTATGAGGAGCCAGCCATACGGTACTGCCGCTGGTTACGGGGCTGGACGTGCTCCGGGAGGTTATGGGCCTCGTGCAAGCTATGGCACTGGAAGCCGCTACGATGGCGGCTATAG CTATAGGAGTGACGTCGGGTACAGTTCCTCGAGCAGTCCGTACGGATACGGGTACAGCAGCAATGGAGGCGGGTATGGCAGTACGCGCCATGCAAGCAGCGAAGATCGGCGTGGCTTCACACTGCCATCCTATCCGGCCGATCAGAGCAGGGGATCATACGGCAGCAGTTATGATGGATATTCAAGCTACGATAGCTACAGCAGCTACGGTTACGATACCTCACAGGGTGCGTCCAGCTACCAGCGGTGGCCCTCTTCGGCAAATTCGGCTGATAGCTA CTCGTATGCCAGCGGATACTCCCAAGGGCCATCGGATGGAAGTGCTGTTGCCCAGAGCACAGATTACAGTCAGGGTTATCCGCCATTGAGCGGTGGTAGCTCATCCGGATACCG TGCATCTACAACCGCATCGGCACCGCAATCCTATCGTAGCTCCGTCTCCGGGTACGGACCACCATCGTCCGGCAGAAGGTTTTGA
- the LOC131271997 gene encoding heterogeneous nuclear ribonucleoprotein A3 isoform X2 yields MIPRTKVFVGSLPPATKPEEVRRLFENYGVVTECDVMNRCAFVHMQNQDMAESAIQALHNTTFKGVTIVVERGRVRERPPGGVGGVGMDSSRGRPGAGPMRGSRGGMRSQPYGTAAGYGAGRAPGGYGPRASYGTGSRYDGGYRSDVGYSSSSSPYGYGYSSNGGGYGSTRHASSEDRRGFTLPSYPADQSRGSYGSSYDGYSSYDSYSSYGYDTSQGASSYQRWPSSANSADSYSYASGYSQGPSDGSAVAQSTDYSQGYPPLSGGSSSGYRASTTASAPQSYRSSVSGYGPPSSGRRF; encoded by the exons ATGATTCCG AGAACTAAAGTGTTTGTAGGCAGCCTACCGCCAGCGACCAAGCCGGAGGAGGTACGCCGGTTGTTCGAAAACTATGGCGTGGTGACCGAATGCGACGTAATGAACAGGTGCGCGTTCGTGCACATGCAAAATCAGGACATGGCGGAGAGTGCCATCCAGGCGCTGCACAACACGACCTTCAAGGGTGTGACGATCGTGGTGGAGCGCGGTCGCGTCCGCGAGAGACCGCCGGGTGGTGTGGGCGGTGTGGGCATGGATAGCTCGCGCGGTCGCCCCGGCGCTGGACCGATGCGTGGTTCTCGCGGCGGTATGAGGAGCCAGCCATACGGTACTGCCGCTGGTTACGGGGCTGGACGTGCTCCGGGAGGTTATGGGCCTCGTGCAAGCTATGGCACTGGAAGCCGCTACGATGGCGGCTATAG GAGTGACGTCGGGTACAGTTCCTCGAGCAGTCCGTACGGATACGGGTACAGCAGCAATGGAGGCGGGTATGGCAGTACGCGCCATGCAAGCAGCGAAGATCGGCGTGGCTTCACACTGCCATCCTATCCGGCCGATCAGAGCAGGGGATCATACGGCAGCAGTTATGATGGATATTCAAGCTACGATAGCTACAGCAGCTACGGTTACGATACCTCACAGGGTGCGTCCAGCTACCAGCGGTGGCCCTCTTCGGCAAATTCGGCTGATAGCTA CTCGTATGCCAGCGGATACTCCCAAGGGCCATCGGATGGAAGTGCTGTTGCCCAGAGCACAGATTACAGTCAGGGTTATCCGCCATTGAGCGGTGGTAGCTCATCCGGATACCG TGCATCTACAACCGCATCGGCACCGCAATCCTATCGTAGCTCCGTCTCCGGGTACGGACCACCATCGTCCGGCAGAAGGTTTTGA
- the LOC131271997 gene encoding heterogeneous nuclear ribonucleoprotein A3 isoform X3, which produces MIPRTKVFVGSLPPATKPEEVRRLFENYGVVTECDVMNRCAFVHMQNQDMAESAIQALHNTTFKGVTIVVERGRVRERPPGGVGGVGMDSSRGRPGAGPMRGSRGGMRSQPYGTAAGYGAGRAPGGYGPRASYGTGSRYDGGYSYRSDVGYSSSSSPYGYGYSSNGGGYGSTRHASSEDRRGFTLPSYPADQSRGSYGSSYDGYSSYDSYSSYGYDTSQGASSYQRWPSSANSADSYSYASGYSQGPSDGSAVAQSTDYSQGYPPLSGGSSSGYRSVSGYGPPSSGRRF; this is translated from the exons ATGATTCCG AGAACTAAAGTGTTTGTAGGCAGCCTACCGCCAGCGACCAAGCCGGAGGAGGTACGCCGGTTGTTCGAAAACTATGGCGTGGTGACCGAATGCGACGTAATGAACAGGTGCGCGTTCGTGCACATGCAAAATCAGGACATGGCGGAGAGTGCCATCCAGGCGCTGCACAACACGACCTTCAAGGGTGTGACGATCGTGGTGGAGCGCGGTCGCGTCCGCGAGAGACCGCCGGGTGGTGTGGGCGGTGTGGGCATGGATAGCTCGCGCGGTCGCCCCGGCGCTGGACCGATGCGTGGTTCTCGCGGCGGTATGAGGAGCCAGCCATACGGTACTGCCGCTGGTTACGGGGCTGGACGTGCTCCGGGAGGTTATGGGCCTCGTGCAAGCTATGGCACTGGAAGCCGCTACGATGGCGGCTATAG CTATAGGAGTGACGTCGGGTACAGTTCCTCGAGCAGTCCGTACGGATACGGGTACAGCAGCAATGGAGGCGGGTATGGCAGTACGCGCCATGCAAGCAGCGAAGATCGGCGTGGCTTCACACTGCCATCCTATCCGGCCGATCAGAGCAGGGGATCATACGGCAGCAGTTATGATGGATATTCAAGCTACGATAGCTACAGCAGCTACGGTTACGATACCTCACAGGGTGCGTCCAGCTACCAGCGGTGGCCCTCTTCGGCAAATTCGGCTGATAGCTA CTCGTATGCCAGCGGATACTCCCAAGGGCCATCGGATGGAAGTGCTGTTGCCCAGAGCACAGATTACAGTCAGGGTTATCCGCCATTGAGCGGTGGTAGCTCATCCGGATACCG CTCCGTCTCCGGGTACGGACCACCATCGTCCGGCAGAAGGTTTTGA